A stretch of the Enterobacter mori genome encodes the following:
- the ampE gene encoding beta-lactamase regulator AmpE: MTLFTMLLVIIAERLFKLGEHWHLDHRLEVIFRRIKHFSMLRTLLMMAGVMLITFLLLRSLYGLFFNVPLLVVWILLGVLCIGAGKVRMHYHAYLKAASRDDAHARGAMASELTMIHGVPPDCDEREFLRELQNALLWINFRYYLAPLFWFVVGGPWGPVLLMGYAFLRAWQTWLARYLTPHERLLSGIDAILHVLDWLPVRLVGVVYALIGHGEKALPAWFASLADRHTSQYQVLTRLAQFSLAREPHTDKIETPKAAVSMAKKTSFVVVVVVALLTIYGTLV; this comes from the coding sequence ATGACGTTGTTTACCATGCTGCTGGTTATCATCGCTGAACGCCTGTTTAAACTCGGCGAGCACTGGCATCTGGATCATCGGCTGGAGGTGATTTTCCGCCGCATTAAGCATTTTTCCATGCTGCGTACGCTGTTGATGATGGCGGGCGTCATGCTTATTACCTTCCTGCTCCTGCGTTCGCTGTACGGGCTGTTTTTCAACGTGCCGCTGCTGGTGGTGTGGATCCTGCTTGGGGTGCTGTGCATTGGTGCAGGCAAAGTGCGTATGCACTATCACGCTTATCTTAAAGCCGCCTCCCGTGACGATGCCCATGCGCGCGGAGCCATGGCGAGCGAGCTGACGATGATCCACGGCGTGCCGCCGGACTGCGACGAGCGCGAGTTTCTGCGCGAGCTGCAAAACGCGCTGCTGTGGATTAACTTCCGCTACTATCTGGCTCCGCTGTTCTGGTTCGTGGTGGGTGGCCCGTGGGGGCCGGTACTGCTAATGGGGTATGCGTTCCTGCGCGCCTGGCAGACATGGCTGGCCCGTTACCTGACGCCGCATGAACGCTTGCTGTCAGGCATTGATGCCATCCTGCACGTGCTTGACTGGCTTCCGGTGCGTCTGGTAGGTGTGGTGTACGCGTTAATTGGTCACGGCGAAAAAGCGCTGCCTGCATGGTTCGCCTCGCTTGCCGACCGCCATACGTCGCAGTACCAGGTGTTAACGCGTCTGGCGCAGTTCTCGCTGGCGCGTGAGCCGCATACCGACAAAATTGAAACGCCGAAAGCCGCTGTCTCCATGGCGAAGAAAACGTCGTTCGTGGTGGTGGTTGTCGTGGCGTTGTTGACTATCTACGGCACGCTGGTGTAA
- the ppdD gene encoding prepilin peptidase-dependent pilin translates to MNRQKGFTLIELMVVIGIIAILSAIGIPAYQNYLRKAALTDMLQTFVPYRTAIELCALDHGGVERCDAGTNGIPSPTTTRYVSAMSVAKGVVSLTGQESLNGLEVLMTPLWSDGNGMTGWTRDCKIDSDSALKQACEDVFRFDTH, encoded by the coding sequence ATGAACAGACAAAAAGGATTCACGCTCATTGAGCTAATGGTGGTGATTGGCATTATTGCCATCCTGAGCGCCATCGGCATACCCGCATACCAGAACTACCTGCGAAAAGCCGCACTCACCGATATGCTGCAAACGTTTGTCCCTTATCGCACTGCTATTGAGCTTTGCGCACTGGACCACGGTGGCGTGGAGCGTTGTGATGCGGGAACGAACGGCATCCCCTCTCCGACGACGACACGTTATGTTTCAGCGATGAGCGTGGCTAAAGGCGTCGTGTCGTTAACGGGGCAGGAGAGCCTGAACGGGCTGGAGGTTCTCATGACGCCGCTCTGGAGCGACGGCAATGGCATGACGGGCTGGACGCGTGACTGCAAGATCGACTCTGACAGCGCACTCAAGCAGGCCTGTGAAGACGTTTTCCGCTTCGACACTCACTAA
- the gspE gene encoding type II secretion system protein GspE: MNTEQLVALCQRHHAVLLTSDTEMISIAVAGNPGNELMEALRFATQKRIDIECWSVERMEKHRQMASQSHLPVVSAPHSAVDILNHTLQQAISQRASDIHIEPMEHACQIRLRIDGVLCPQPPLSAALATMLIARLKVLGNLDIAERRLPQDGQFTVEVANEPVSFRISTLPCSGGEKIVLRLLHQVQQALEPAKLGMNAEQLVCFNEALHRPQGLILVTGPTGSGKTVSLYSALQARNTQDVNICSVEDPIEIPLAGLNQTQINPRAGLTFQSVLRALLRQDPDIIMVGEIRDGDTAEIAIKAAQTGHLVLSTLHTNSTAETLIRLQQMGVARWMISSALSLVIAQRLVRRLCPHCRHEASGREELPRALWPRPLPRWQPTGCERCYHGFYGRVAIFEVLSIDSTLRQAIASGATIEVIEGSARQAGMTSLFEHGCMAVEEGLTTIEELVRVMGMPDGC, encoded by the coding sequence ATGAATACCGAGCAACTTGTCGCACTATGCCAGCGTCATCACGCCGTGCTACTGACCAGCGATACCGAGATGATCAGCATTGCCGTAGCGGGAAATCCCGGCAATGAACTGATGGAAGCATTGCGTTTCGCGACGCAAAAACGGATTGATATCGAATGCTGGAGCGTTGAACGCATGGAAAAGCACCGGCAGATGGCGTCACAATCTCATCTCCCCGTCGTGTCAGCACCACACTCCGCGGTAGATATCCTCAACCACACGTTGCAGCAGGCGATAAGCCAACGCGCATCCGACATTCATATTGAACCGATGGAGCACGCCTGCCAGATTCGTTTACGCATCGACGGCGTGCTTTGCCCGCAGCCGCCGCTCTCTGCGGCGCTGGCGACCATGCTCATTGCGCGCTTAAAGGTGTTGGGCAATCTGGATATTGCGGAGCGGCGTTTGCCTCAGGATGGTCAGTTTACGGTTGAGGTAGCCAACGAGCCGGTCTCCTTCCGTATCTCTACGCTCCCCTGCAGCGGTGGTGAGAAAATTGTGCTGCGCCTGCTGCATCAGGTTCAACAGGCGCTGGAACCCGCTAAGCTGGGAATGAATGCCGAACAGCTGGTCTGCTTTAACGAGGCCCTTCATCGCCCGCAAGGCTTGATCCTGGTGACCGGCCCCACCGGCAGCGGGAAAACCGTATCGCTATACAGCGCGTTGCAGGCGCGTAACACCCAGGACGTCAACATCTGCAGCGTGGAAGATCCGATTGAGATCCCGCTTGCCGGGTTGAACCAGACACAGATTAATCCCCGAGCGGGATTAACCTTCCAGAGCGTGCTGCGAGCACTGCTTCGTCAGGATCCCGACATCATCATGGTGGGCGAAATCCGTGACGGCGACACCGCAGAGATCGCCATCAAGGCCGCGCAGACCGGGCATCTGGTGCTGTCTACGCTCCATACCAATTCAACAGCGGAGACGCTTATTCGTCTTCAACAAATGGGGGTCGCCCGGTGGATGATCTCCTCAGCGCTTTCGCTGGTGATTGCCCAGCGGCTGGTTCGCCGCCTGTGTCCCCACTGTCGCCATGAAGCCAGCGGCCGTGAAGAATTACCTCGCGCCCTTTGGCCCAGGCCGCTTCCGCGCTGGCAACCTACAGGTTGCGAACGCTGTTATCACGGTTTTTATGGCCGCGTGGCGATTTTTGAAGTGCTGTCCATCGACAGCACGCTTCGGCAGGCGATTGCCAGCGGAGCAACCATAGAAGTGATAGAAGGCAGCGCCCGTCAGGCAGGAATGACATCGCTGTTTGAGCATGGCTGTATGGCTGTAGAAGAAGGGCTCACCACGATCGAAGAGTTAGTCCGTGTCATGGGAATGCCCGATGGCTGTTAA
- a CDS encoding glycoside-pentoside-hexuronide (GPH):cation symporter → MDNNKLSVKEKIGYGMGDAGCNIIFGAIMLFVNYFYTDIFGLAPALVGVLLLSVRVIDAVTDPIMGAIADRTRSKYGRFRPWLLWIAFPYALFSILMFTTPDWSYNSKVIYAFVTYFLLSLTYTAINIPYCSLGGVITNDPKERVACQSYRFVMVGIATLLLSLTLLPMADWFGGDNKAKGYQMAMTVLALIGTCMFLFSFSTVRERVRPAVQTNDELKNDLKDVWKNDQWVRILLLTLCNVCPGFIRMAATMYYVTWVMGQSTHFATLFISLGVVGMMLGSVLAKVLTDRWCKLKVFFWTNIVLAIFSCAFYFFDPKATVTIVVLYFLLNILHQIPSPLHWSLMADVDDYGEWKTGKRITGISFSGNIFFLKLGLAIAGAMVGFLLSWYGYDAGAKAQSADAINGIVLLFTVIPGIGYLITAGVVRLLKVDRETMKRIQEDLEKRRTNYRELSDYQELKAAETK, encoded by the coding sequence ATGGATAACAACAAACTGTCAGTAAAAGAAAAGATCGGCTATGGGATGGGCGACGCGGGATGCAACATCATCTTCGGCGCCATCATGCTGTTTGTTAACTATTTTTATACGGATATTTTTGGCCTGGCACCTGCGCTGGTCGGCGTGCTGCTGCTGTCCGTCCGCGTGATTGACGCCGTAACGGACCCGATTATGGGGGCGATTGCCGACCGTACCCGCAGTAAATATGGCCGATTTCGTCCATGGCTGCTGTGGATCGCCTTCCCCTACGCGCTGTTCAGCATCCTGATGTTCACCACGCCAGACTGGAGCTATAACAGCAAAGTTATCTATGCGTTTGTCACCTATTTCCTGCTGTCGCTGACCTACACGGCAATCAATATTCCTTACTGCTCGCTGGGTGGCGTGATCACCAACGATCCGAAAGAGCGCGTCGCCTGCCAGTCGTATCGTTTTGTGATGGTCGGTATCGCCACGCTGCTGCTCTCATTAACGCTGCTGCCAATGGCCGACTGGTTTGGCGGGGACAACAAGGCCAAAGGCTACCAGATGGCGATGACCGTCCTGGCCCTGATTGGGACCTGTATGTTCCTGTTCAGCTTCTCTACCGTGCGCGAGCGCGTGCGCCCGGCGGTGCAAACCAACGATGAGCTGAAAAACGATCTGAAAGACGTGTGGAAAAACGACCAGTGGGTACGCATTCTGCTCCTGACCCTGTGCAACGTCTGCCCCGGCTTTATCCGCATGGCGGCCACCATGTATTACGTCACCTGGGTGATGGGCCAGAGCACCCACTTCGCCACGCTGTTTATCAGCCTGGGCGTGGTCGGCATGATGCTCGGCAGCGTGCTGGCTAAAGTGCTGACCGACCGCTGGTGTAAGCTGAAGGTCTTCTTCTGGACCAATATCGTGCTGGCGATTTTCTCCTGCGCCTTTTATTTCTTCGACCCGAAAGCGACCGTCACCATCGTGGTGCTCTACTTCCTGCTTAACATCCTGCACCAGATCCCGTCTCCGCTGCACTGGTCGCTGATGGCCGACGTGGACGACTACGGCGAGTGGAAGACCGGGAAACGCATTACCGGGATCAGCTTCTCCGGCAACATTTTCTTCCTGAAGCTGGGGCTGGCGATTGCCGGGGCAATGGTCGGCTTCCTGCTCTCCTGGTACGGTTATGACGCGGGCGCAAAAGCGCAGAGCGCGGATGCCATCAACGGGATCGTGCTGCTCTTTACCGTCATTCCCGGCATTGGATACTTAATTACCGCGGGCGTGGTGCGTCTGTTGAAGGTAGACCGTGAAACGATGAAACGCATTCAGGAAGACCTGGAAAAACGTCGCACCAATTACCGTGAACTGAGCGACTATCAGGAACTGAAAGCCGCAGAGACAAAATAA
- the hofC gene encoding protein transport protein HofC encodes MAVNQLWRWRAITAEGEIHTGTLWAVSREAACSSLEQRHLHPLALNRSFQRPRWQRHHCYDIFRQLATLLQAGLTLSHSLQMLAEQHPLTHWQALLRSLADDLSEGCAFSASMNKWPEVFSPLYVSMVKTGELTGKLEECCRQLAQQQKAQQQLGAKVKKALRYPTIILTLAALVVLAMVTLVLPEFAAIYKTFNTPLPWLTQAVMGLAAVIQEHNVTLFALLLILVVVACKLRRHPRWQHMLLHLPVMGALARGQKLGQIFTVLSLTQQAGIAFLQGLESVEETVESGYWQTKLREVREHVEQGMPVWSAFQQASVFTPLCIQLIRTGETAGALDVMLANLARHHTEQTFQQADNLAALLEPLLLIVTGLIIGTLVVAMYLPIFHLGDAMSVG; translated from the coding sequence ATGGCTGTTAATCAACTCTGGCGCTGGAGGGCGATTACTGCGGAGGGTGAAATCCACACGGGCACGCTTTGGGCCGTCAGTCGTGAAGCCGCTTGCAGCAGCTTAGAACAACGGCATCTTCATCCGCTGGCGCTTAATCGGTCGTTTCAGCGTCCTCGATGGCAGCGTCATCACTGCTACGATATCTTTCGCCAGCTCGCGACGCTGCTGCAGGCTGGCCTGACGTTGTCTCACAGTCTGCAAATGCTGGCGGAACAGCATCCGTTAACGCATTGGCAGGCTCTGCTTCGCAGCCTTGCTGACGATCTCAGCGAAGGCTGTGCCTTCTCTGCGTCAATGAATAAATGGCCGGAGGTGTTTAGCCCGCTTTATGTCTCGATGGTAAAGACAGGCGAGCTGACGGGAAAGCTGGAGGAGTGCTGTCGCCAACTCGCACAGCAACAAAAAGCCCAGCAGCAGCTTGGTGCAAAAGTCAAAAAGGCGCTGCGCTACCCCACGATCATTCTGACCCTTGCAGCGCTGGTGGTGCTGGCAATGGTGACCCTGGTGCTTCCCGAGTTCGCCGCGATCTATAAAACATTTAATACTCCCCTGCCCTGGCTCACGCAGGCTGTTATGGGGTTAGCCGCCGTTATTCAGGAGCACAATGTCACGCTTTTTGCCCTGCTTCTTATTTTGGTTGTTGTCGCCTGTAAGCTACGACGACATCCGCGCTGGCAGCACATGCTGCTGCATCTGCCCGTGATGGGCGCGCTGGCGCGCGGGCAAAAATTGGGGCAGATATTTACCGTGTTGTCATTAACCCAGCAAGCCGGGATCGCTTTTTTGCAGGGGCTAGAAAGTGTGGAAGAGACGGTTGAAAGCGGGTACTGGCAAACCAAACTGCGGGAGGTACGCGAACATGTCGAGCAAGGAATGCCCGTATGGTCAGCCTTTCAGCAGGCGTCTGTCTTCACACCGCTATGCATACAGCTGATTCGAACCGGTGAAACCGCTGGTGCGCTTGATGTGATGCTGGCAAACCTTGCTCGTCATCATACGGAACAGACATTTCAACAAGCAGACAATCTGGCTGCGCTTCTGGAGCCACTGTTGTTGATTGTGACAGGGTTGATTATCGGCACGCTGGTGGTGGCAATGTATCTGCCAATATTCCACCTGGGGGATGCCATGAGTGTGGGATAG
- the aroP gene encoding aromatic amino acid transporter AroP, which translates to MEAQQHGDQLKRGLKNRHIQLIALGGAIGTGLFLGSASVIQSAGPGIILGYAIAGFIAFLIMRQLGEMVVEEPVAGSFSHFAYKYWGSFAGFASGWNYWVLYVLVAMAELTAVGKYIQFWYPEIPTWASAAAFFVIINAINLTNVKVFGEMEFWFAIIKVIAVVAMIIFGGWLLFSGNGGPQATVRNLWEQGGFLPHGMTGLVMMMAIIMFSFGGLELVGITAAEADNPEQSIPKATNQVIYRILIFYVGSLAVLLSLLPWTRVTADTSPFVLIFHELGDTFVANALNVVVLTAALSVYNSCVYCNSRMLFGLAQQGNAPKALLNVDKRGVPVNTIIVSAVVTALCVLINYLAPESAFGLLMALVVSALVINWAMISLAHIKFRRAKQQQGITTRFPALLYPLGNWVCLAFMAAVLVIMLITPGMAISVYLIPVWIAILGVGYMVKQKNQKAVKAH; encoded by the coding sequence ATGGAAGCTCAACAGCACGGCGATCAGCTAAAGCGCGGGCTTAAGAACCGCCACATACAGCTCATTGCACTGGGTGGTGCTATCGGTACTGGCCTGTTTCTCGGCAGCGCGTCCGTTATCCAGTCAGCCGGTCCGGGCATTATTTTGGGGTACGCAATCGCAGGCTTTATTGCCTTTTTGATTATGCGTCAGTTGGGTGAGATGGTCGTTGAAGAGCCGGTCGCAGGCTCGTTCAGCCACTTTGCCTATAAATACTGGGGCAGCTTTGCCGGTTTCGCCTCTGGCTGGAACTACTGGGTGCTGTACGTCCTGGTTGCCATGGCTGAGCTTACCGCCGTCGGGAAGTACATTCAGTTCTGGTATCCCGAGATCCCAACCTGGGCCTCCGCAGCGGCTTTCTTTGTCATTATTAACGCCATTAACCTGACCAACGTAAAAGTGTTCGGTGAAATGGAGTTCTGGTTTGCCATCATCAAGGTCATTGCCGTAGTGGCGATGATTATCTTTGGCGGCTGGCTGCTGTTCAGCGGCAACGGCGGCCCACAGGCAACCGTGCGCAACCTCTGGGAACAGGGCGGATTCCTGCCTCACGGCATGACCGGCCTGGTAATGATGATGGCTATCATTATGTTCTCCTTCGGTGGCCTTGAGCTGGTGGGCATCACAGCCGCTGAAGCCGACAACCCGGAGCAAAGCATTCCAAAAGCCACTAACCAGGTTATCTACCGCATTCTGATCTTCTATGTGGGCTCGCTGGCCGTGCTGCTTTCCCTGCTGCCGTGGACCCGCGTAACCGCTGACACCAGCCCGTTTGTGCTGATCTTCCACGAGCTGGGCGATACCTTTGTAGCAAACGCACTCAACGTGGTTGTTCTGACCGCGGCGCTGTCCGTTTATAACAGCTGTGTATACTGCAACAGCCGCATGCTGTTTGGTCTGGCTCAGCAGGGCAACGCTCCGAAAGCGCTGCTCAACGTTGATAAGCGCGGCGTGCCGGTGAACACCATTATTGTGTCTGCAGTCGTCACGGCGCTGTGCGTGCTGATCAACTACCTGGCGCCGGAGTCAGCCTTCGGCCTGCTGATGGCGCTGGTGGTCTCTGCTCTGGTGATTAACTGGGCGATGATCAGCCTGGCGCACATCAAGTTCCGCCGCGCCAAGCAGCAGCAAGGCATCACCACGCGCTTCCCTGCCCTGCTTTACCCGCTGGGTAACTGGGTGTGCCTGGCGTTTATGGCGGCCGTGCTGGTGATCATGCTGATCACTCCGGGCATGGCGATTTCCGTTTACCTGATCCCGGTCTGGATTGCGATCCTCGGCGTGGGCTACATGGTGAAACAGAAGAACCAGAAAGCCGTGAAAGCGCACTAA
- a CDS encoding glycoside hydrolase family 43 protein, with product MHQWPNPFIEQRADPYILHHEGQYYFIASVPQYDRLAIRRAASLEGLRHAEEVVVWRKPETGPMSQLIWAPELHHIDGKWYIYFAATHTQALDELGMFQHRMFALECADGDPLTGTWTEKGQIKTQFDTFALDATTFVHQGKRWYLWAQKAPDISGNSNLYLCEMENPWTLKGAPVMLSKPEYDWECRGFWVNEGPAVLVHGDKLFISYSASATDENYCMGLLWIDLNADPQNPANWHKSSRPVFVTSYENRQYGPGHNSFTQTPEGEDVLVYHARNYTENEGDPLYDPNRHTRLKLIRWDENGMPDFGIPPADTL from the coding sequence ATGCATCAGTGGCCAAACCCGTTTATTGAACAACGCGCCGATCCGTATATTTTGCATCACGAGGGGCAGTACTATTTTATCGCCTCCGTGCCGCAGTACGACAGGCTGGCGATCCGCCGCGCAGCGTCGCTGGAAGGCTTACGTCATGCTGAAGAAGTGGTGGTCTGGCGCAAACCCGAGACCGGCCCGATGAGCCAGCTGATCTGGGCGCCGGAACTGCACCACATTGACGGCAAGTGGTACATCTACTTTGCGGCAACGCACACCCAGGCGCTTGACGAACTCGGGATGTTCCAGCACCGCATGTTTGCGCTGGAGTGTGCCGACGGCGATCCGCTCACCGGTACGTGGACGGAAAAAGGTCAGATAAAAACGCAGTTCGACACCTTCGCGCTGGACGCTACCACCTTTGTTCATCAGGGGAAACGCTGGTATCTGTGGGCGCAAAAAGCACCGGACATCTCCGGGAACTCCAATCTTTATCTGTGTGAAATGGAGAACCCCTGGACGCTGAAAGGCGCGCCGGTGATGCTCAGCAAGCCGGAGTATGACTGGGAGTGTCGTGGGTTCTGGGTCAACGAAGGACCGGCGGTGCTGGTTCACGGCGATAAGCTGTTTATCAGCTATTCCGCCAGCGCCACAGACGAGAACTACTGCATGGGGCTACTGTGGATAGACCTGAATGCCGATCCGCAAAACCCGGCAAACTGGCATAAATCGTCTCGCCCGGTGTTTGTCACCAGCTATGAAAACCGCCAGTATGGGCCGGGCCATAACAGCTTTACGCAAACGCCGGAAGGGGAAGATGTGCTCGTGTATCACGCGCGTAATTATACCGAAAATGAGGGCGACCCGCTGTACGATCCTAACCGCCACACCCGCCTGAAGCTTATCCGCTGGGACGAAAACGGGATGCCTGACTTTGGCATCCCGCCCGCGGATACGCTTTAG
- the ampD gene encoding 1,6-anhydro-N-acetylmuramyl-L-alanine amidase AmpD has protein sequence MLLENGWLVDARHVPSPHHDCRPEDEKPTLLVVHNISLPPGEFGGPWIDALFTGTIDPDAHPFFSEIAHLRVSAHCLIRRDGEVVQYVPFDKRAWHAGVSMYHGRERCNDFSIGIELEGTDTTPYTDSQYQQLAAVTRTLIGLYPAIADNITGHSDIAPARKTDPGPAFDWSRFRAMLATSSE, from the coding sequence ATGTTGTTAGAAAACGGATGGCTGGTGGATGCGCGGCATGTGCCTTCGCCGCACCACGATTGCCGCCCGGAGGATGAAAAGCCCACACTGCTGGTGGTTCATAATATTAGTCTCCCGCCGGGGGAATTTGGCGGCCCGTGGATTGATGCGTTATTCACGGGAACGATAGATCCCGATGCGCATCCTTTCTTTTCTGAGATTGCGCATCTGCGCGTGTCGGCTCATTGCCTGATTCGTCGCGATGGTGAAGTGGTTCAGTATGTTCCCTTTGATAAACGCGCCTGGCATGCCGGGGTGTCGATGTATCACGGGCGCGAACGGTGCAATGATTTCTCCATTGGGATTGAACTGGAAGGCACGGATACTACGCCCTACACCGATTCGCAGTATCAACAGTTAGCGGCCGTGACCCGAACGCTTATCGGGCTCTATCCGGCCATCGCCGACAATATTACCGGGCACAGCGATATCGCTCCGGCGAGAAAAACCGATCCCGGCCCGGCATTTGACTGGTCCCGGTTTCGCGCCATGCTCGCCACGTCGTCAGAATAA
- the nadC gene encoding carboxylating nicotinate-nucleotide diphosphorylase, whose translation MPPRRYNPDHRREALLERINMDIPASVAHALKEDLGGDVSADNDITAQLLPKETRSHAVIITREDGVFCGKRWVEEVFTQLAGDDVQVTWHVADGDTVTANQPLFELDGPSRVLLTGERTALNFVQTLSGVASEVRRYVDLLVGTRTQLLDTRKTLPGLRTALKYAVLCGGGANHRLGLSDAFLIKENHIIASGSVRQAVEKAFWLHPDVPVEVEVENLDELEQAIKAGADIIMLDNFETEQMREAVKLTNGQAQLEVSGNVTFDTIREFAETGVDFISVGALTKHVRALDLSMRFK comes from the coding sequence ATGCCGCCTCGCCGCTACAACCCCGACCACCGACGTGAAGCGCTTCTGGAACGTATTAACATGGATATCCCGGCAAGCGTTGCCCATGCGTTGAAAGAAGACCTGGGCGGTGACGTCAGTGCCGACAACGATATTACCGCACAGCTGTTGCCAAAAGAGACGCGCTCCCACGCGGTCATCATCACGCGTGAAGACGGCGTTTTTTGCGGCAAGCGTTGGGTTGAAGAGGTCTTTACCCAGCTGGCAGGCGATGATGTGCAGGTAACCTGGCATGTGGCGGACGGCGACACCGTCACGGCGAACCAGCCGCTATTTGAGCTTGATGGCCCGTCCCGCGTGCTGCTCACCGGCGAACGCACCGCGCTGAACTTCGTCCAGACCTTGTCCGGGGTAGCAAGCGAAGTACGTCGCTATGTTGACCTGCTGGTCGGTACCCGCACTCAGCTGCTGGACACCCGCAAAACCCTGCCGGGCCTTCGTACCGCGCTGAAATACGCGGTGCTGTGCGGCGGCGGCGCAAACCATCGTCTGGGATTGTCTGATGCCTTCCTGATTAAAGAGAACCACATTATTGCATCGGGCTCCGTGCGTCAGGCGGTGGAGAAAGCCTTCTGGCTGCACCCGGACGTGCCGGTTGAAGTGGAAGTGGAAAATCTGGACGAGCTTGAGCAGGCGATTAAGGCCGGGGCAGACATCATCATGCTGGATAACTTTGAAACCGAGCAGATGCGTGAGGCGGTAAAACTGACGAACGGACAGGCGCAGCTTGAGGTATCCGGCAACGTGACGTTCGATACCATCCGTGAATTCGCGGAAACCGGCGTTGATTTTATCTCCGTAGGTGCCCTCACCAAGCATGTGCGGGCTCTCGATCTCTCAATGCGCTTTAAGTAA
- the pdhR gene encoding pyruvate dehydrogenase complex transcriptional repressor PdhR — protein sequence MAYSKIRQPKLSDVIEQQLEFLILEGTLRPGEKLPPERELAKQFDVSRPSLREAIQRLEAKGLLLRRQGGGTFVQNSLWQSFSDPLVELLSDHPESQFDLLETRHALEGIAAYYAALRSTDEDRVRIRELHQAIERAQQSGDLDAESSAVVQYQIAVTEAAHNVVLLHLLRCMEPMLAQNVRQNFELLYARREMLPLVSNHRTRVFEAIMAGEPEQAREASHRHLAFIEEILLDRSREQSRRERSLRRIQQRKD from the coding sequence ATGGCCTACAGCAAAATTCGCCAACCAAAACTATCTGATGTGATTGAGCAGCAGCTGGAGTTTTTAATCCTCGAAGGGACTCTGCGCCCGGGTGAGAAACTTCCGCCAGAACGCGAGCTGGCAAAACAGTTCGACGTTTCACGTCCCTCTCTGCGTGAGGCGATTCAACGTCTCGAAGCAAAGGGCTTGCTGCTTCGTCGCCAGGGCGGCGGAACCTTTGTGCAAAACAGCCTGTGGCAGAGCTTCAGCGATCCGCTGGTAGAACTTCTCTCTGACCACCCAGAATCCCAGTTTGATCTGCTTGAGACCCGTCACGCGCTTGAAGGTATTGCGGCCTATTACGCCGCCCTTCGCAGCACTGATGAAGATCGCGTGCGTATCCGCGAGCTGCATCAGGCCATTGAACGGGCACAGCAGTCCGGCGATTTAGACGCCGAGTCCAGCGCCGTCGTCCAGTATCAAATCGCCGTCACCGAAGCGGCCCACAACGTGGTGCTCCTCCATCTGCTACGCTGCATGGAGCCGATGCTGGCCCAGAACGTTCGTCAGAATTTTGAATTGTTGTATGCCCGTCGGGAAATGCTCCCACTGGTAAGCAACCATCGCACCCGAGTATTCGAGGCGATAATGGCCGGGGAACCGGAGCAGGCGCGCGAAGCGTCGCACCGCCATCTGGCTTTCATTGAGGAAATCTTGCTGGACCGCAGCCGTGAACAATCGCGTCGCGAACGTTCATTACGCCGCATACAGCAACGAAAGGATTAA